The following are from one region of the Aspergillus chevalieri M1 DNA, chromosome 1, nearly complete sequence genome:
- a CDS encoding Zn(II)2Cys6 transcription factor (COG:K;~EggNog:ENOG410PHSZ;~InterPro:IPR036864,IPR007219,IPR001138;~PFAM:PF04082;~go_function: GO:0000981 - DNA-binding transcription factor activity, RNA polymerase II-specific [Evidence IEA];~go_function: GO:0003677 - DNA binding [Evidence IEA];~go_function: GO:0008270 - zinc ion binding [Evidence IEA];~go_process: GO:0006351 - transcription, DNA-templated [Evidence IEA];~go_process: GO:0006355 - regulation of transcription, DNA-templated [Evidence IEA]) → MSSSFLDHPILKVSRPVAACSRCRTAKIKCDGKLPACSACEKAGKAGSCSGASDEFAKGKERSYVASLEGYCEKLEKEIATLRHRKEHASINDAGVLQESSITAISSTGTVAEAHRREVSDIDDLVGDFGYLSVNATSRDFRGITSTMSFSNLLLSVAVVDSLPNISSPPLLPRHEATPLLQFYFDNIYTQLPFFVERSLWTSIDSIYEPGGRFAKPFDHFLVRMVLAIASATMSYHSDDKSQQRSLALVVGALEYAEDVLQPGSIVGIQAILLLAQYSLANPMRFRSWYLVGMAVRLIVDLGLHQDPPEEVVSNRDRLDLCRRVFHCTYCLDRGISSALGRTFSFSDASINVSLPAPTTSLGSSLTEQSHLFQRSSEPGLYLVKIRQIMSTAYQEMYFSGRESSQQPLPLIWARCSQAQEWFDRAPTNVPHHFPVLYRLEALYTTIIILSPSHRCPIVCDFNKVMLFDRCMDYISQLHQALENPNMLPCMTFLDIQRAYQVGRRFVDLLSQDYDIVLRPSAPAPPPVPPGSVDPPLLGNEGRTNCPARAIRCLTYTQNLLRYSARKWAMYAFLQQYEQAAAPVRKWLTQPSVVYLPPGSGAFMAGPPTTVTPSAGGVHYPGFNYGPF, encoded by the exons ATGTCCTCTTCGTTTTTAGACCATCCAATTCTGAAAGTTAGCCGGCCGGTGGCTGCATGTTCAAGATGCCGCACCGCCAAGATAAAGTGCGACGGCAAACTACCAGCTTGCTCGGCTTGTGAGAAGGCTGGAAAAGCTGGCAGTTGCTCTGGTGCCAGTGATGAATTTGCCAAGGGTAAAGAGAGGAGCTACGTCGCCTCTTTGGAAGGATACTGTGAGAAACTCGAGAAGGAAATTGCAACTCTTCGTCATCGTAAGGAGCATGCGTCCATCAACGACGCCGGGGTTCTACAGGAGAGCTCGATCACGGCTATCTCGTCTACAGGTACCGTGGCTGAGGCGCATCGTCGAGAAGTGTCTGATATTGATGACCTTGTGGGCGACTTCGGTTATCT GTCCGTCAATGCCACTTCACGAGATTTCCGTGGTATCACTTCAACAATGTCGTTTTCCAATCTTCTGCTATCAGTTGCCGTGGTCGACTCACTCCCGAATATATCATCGCCGCCACTGCTTCCGCGTCACGAGGCCACGCCTCTCTTACAGTTCTACTTTGATAACATATACACCCAGCTGCCGTTTTTCGTTGAACGGAGTCTCTGGACTTCCATAGACTCCATCTATGAGCCTGGTGGACGTTTTGCTAAGCCTTTCGATCATTTCCTCGTGCGAATGGTATTAGCGATCGCTTCTGCCACCATGTCGTATCATAGTGATGACAAGAGCCAGCAACGGTCATTGGCTCTCGTAGTTGGAGCACTCGAATATGCCGAGGATGTTCTCCAACCTGGCTCCATTGTCGGAATACAAGCGATCCTGCTGCTGGCTCAGTATTCGCTCGCCAATCCGATGCGTTTTCGCAGTTGGTACCTGGTTGGTATGGCAGTGAGGCTCATCGTCGATTTGGGATTGCATCAGGATCCCCCAGAAGAAGTGGTGTCAAATCGAGACCGGCTGGATCTTTGCCGCAGAGTGTTCCACTGTACTTATTGCTTGGATAG AGGGATTAGCTCAGCCTTGGGGAGAACCTTTTCGTTCTCAGATGCCTCTATCAATGTCTCCCTCCCGGCTCCCACAACCTCACTAGGCTCATCGTTGACCGAACAGAGCCACCTCTTCCAACGCAGCTCAGAGCCTGGATTATACCTCGTCAAAATCCGTCAGATTATGTCGACTGCCTATCAAGAAATGTACTTTAGCGGACGTGAATCATCTCAGCAACCTTTGCCATTGATATGGGCTCGCTGCTCACAAGCCCAAGAATGGTTTGACCGTGCACCTACAAACGTCCCTCATCACTTCCCCGTTTTGTACAGACTCGAGGCGTTGTATAcaaccatcatcatcctttCCCCGTCGCATCGATGCCCCATAGTCTGCGATTTCAACAAGGTCATGTTGTTCGATCGCTGTATGGATTACATTAGCCAGCTTCATCAAGCGCTCGAGAATCCCAACATGCTGCCATGTATGACCTTTCTTGACATCCAGCGTGCATATCAAGTTGGCCGACGATTTGTCGACCTTTTGAGCCAGGATTATGATATCGTCTTGAGACCCTCTGCGCCTGCACCTCCGCCGGTGCCACCTGGAAGCGTGGACCCGCCGTTGCTTGGCAATGAAGGACGGACCAACTGCCCTGCACGTGCGATTCGATGCTTGACATACACGCAGAATCTTCTCCGATACAGCGCAAGGAAATGGGCAATGTATGCTTTCTTGCAACAATATGAGCAAGCCGCGGCACCTGTTCGAAAGTGGTTGACGCAGCCCTCCGTAGTCTATCTTCCTCCAGGATCGGGGGCGTTTATGGCTGGACCACCCACAACAGTGACGCCGTCCGCCGGCGGTGTTCACTATCCCGGATTCAATTACGGGCCTTTTTGA